A stretch of Lacipirellulaceae bacterium DNA encodes these proteins:
- a CDS encoding sulfatase, whose protein sequence is MTERHKPNHLQLSILVLLTYFLIGKVDLQCTVAAETKPNVLFILADDLGWSDTTLFGTTKFYKTPNIERLSARGMTFTHAYSSSPLCSPTRASILTGLSPARTGITTPNCHLPKVILEATPTAAAAPNSKATIPTSVSRLKTSYYTLAEMFKDQGYATAHFGKWHLGTQPYSPLEHGFEIDIPHWPGPGPAGSFVAPWKFPDFDPQTPDEHIEDRMAEEAVEFMENHQDQPFFLNYWMFSVHAPFDAKQALIDRYRKQVDPKDPQRSPTYAAMIESMDDAVGTLLDTLDRLGIAENTIIIFASDNGGNMYNEVDGTSATSNYPLKGGKATIYEGGVRGPAVVVHPGAVEAGSRSDQVIQSSDFYPTLLELLAVDPAPGQVFDGISIVPALHGKPLAREAIFTYFPHSPKIPDWLPPAVSIHQGDWKLIRIFHGGENGKHRYKLFNLKEDLGETNNLADTQPERVRELDALIEAFLIETEAVLPLPNPKFNPAKYQPGLEGKAKLRKAGGAPRKNKKKPQRVKQAAGA, encoded by the coding sequence GAGCGACATAAACCGAATCATTTGCAGTTATCGATCCTAGTGCTTCTTACGTACTTTCTTATCGGGAAAGTCGATCTGCAGTGCACTGTCGCTGCAGAAACAAAACCGAATGTCCTGTTTATTCTTGCGGATGACCTTGGATGGAGCGACACAACCCTTTTCGGCACGACGAAGTTCTATAAAACACCGAACATTGAGCGACTTAGTGCCCGGGGAATGACTTTTACTCACGCTTACTCCTCGAGTCCATTGTGTTCACCGACACGGGCCAGCATTTTGACTGGCCTAAGCCCGGCACGGACGGGCATCACAACTCCCAATTGCCATCTACCGAAAGTCATACTCGAGGCGACACCTACAGCAGCAGCGGCTCCAAACAGCAAGGCAACGATTCCAACGTCGGTCTCAAGGTTAAAAACCAGCTACTACACCTTGGCTGAGATGTTCAAAGATCAAGGGTATGCTACTGCGCACTTCGGGAAGTGGCACTTGGGTACTCAGCCCTATTCACCGCTCGAACATGGCTTCGAGATAGACATTCCTCACTGGCCCGGCCCTGGTCCGGCGGGAAGTTTTGTCGCTCCCTGGAAATTTCCCGACTTCGATCCTCAGACACCAGACGAGCATATCGAGGACCGCATGGCTGAAGAGGCGGTCGAGTTTATGGAGAACCACCAAGATCAGCCTTTCTTCTTAAACTATTGGATGTTTAGCGTTCACGCCCCGTTCGATGCCAAGCAAGCACTGATTGATAGATATAGGAAGCAAGTTGATCCGAAAGATCCCCAACGGAGCCCAACCTACGCAGCCATGATTGAGAGCATGGATGATGCAGTAGGGACGCTGCTAGATACGCTCGACCGATTGGGAATAGCAGAGAACACAATCATCATCTTTGCTTCAGACAATGGCGGTAACATGTACAACGAGGTCGATGGCACCTCGGCAACCAGCAATTATCCCTTAAAAGGTGGGAAGGCGACCATCTACGAGGGGGGCGTACGTGGGCCAGCCGTGGTTGTTCATCCTGGTGCCGTCGAGGCCGGCTCACGTAGCGATCAGGTTATTCAAAGTAGCGATTTCTACCCAACACTGCTCGAGTTACTGGCCGTTGACCCTGCTCCTGGGCAAGTGTTTGACGGCATCAGCATCGTGCCCGCCTTGCATGGCAAGCCGCTTGCGCGTGAGGCGATCTTCACCTACTTTCCGCACAGCCCGAAGATTCCGGATTGGTTGCCTCCTGCGGTTAGCATTCACCAAGGTGACTGGAAGTTGATTCGAATCTTTCATGGTGGAGAGAATGGGAAGCACCGCTACAAACTCTTTAACTTGAAAGAAGACCTCGGGGAGACGAACAACCTAGCTGACACACAACCAGAACGCGTCAGAGAACTTGATGCACTGATTGAAGCGTTTCTGATTGAAACCGAGGCTGTCCTTCCGTTGCCAAACCCCAAGTTCAATCCCGCCAAGTACCAACCGGGGCTAGAAGGCAAGGCCAAGCTTAGAAAGGCGGGAGGTGCGCCTAGGAAGAACAAGAAGAAACCACAGCGGGTCAAGCAGGCAGCTGGCGCATAA